A genome region from Candidatus Melainabacteria bacterium RIFOXYA2_FULL_32_9 includes the following:
- a CDS encoding nicotinate-nucleotide--dimethylbenzimidazole phosphoribosyltransferase, which yields MINFDIKPVSEELHAKLQHKIDNKTKPLGALGRLEELALQIGCIQNTLTPELKKPIMLVFAGDHGIATEGVSLYPQEVTYQMVLNFLNGGAGINIFTKQHGIDIKVIDAGVKSDFDPHPNLINVKVANGTNSFLNGPAMTKEQCIEALSKGADIVKTINKEGCNIVGFGEMGIGNTSPATMLLSLLCGIPIKKCTGRGTGLDDEKVRKKREILQQALSNNNLVDKDPFVVLQTFGGFEIAMMTGAMLQAAELDMILLIDGFITTSALLTAAKMNTNILEYCIFTHKSGERGHKIMLEHLGADPLLDIGMRLGEGTGAAVAYPIIESAVRFLNEMASFESANVTKSEVSDKSEVS from the coding sequence ATGATAAATTTTGATATTAAACCCGTATCAGAAGAATTACATGCCAAGTTACAACATAAAATTGATAATAAAACTAAACCGCTAGGAGCTTTAGGCAGACTAGAAGAATTGGCATTACAGATAGGATGTATACAAAATACCCTAACTCCTGAACTAAAAAAACCGATTATGTTAGTATTTGCAGGAGATCATGGTATCGCTACAGAAGGTGTCAGCTTATATCCTCAAGAAGTAACTTACCAGATGGTTCTTAACTTCTTAAACGGTGGAGCTGGTATCAACATATTCACAAAACAACATGGAATAGACATAAAAGTTATAGATGCAGGGGTAAAATCCGACTTTGATCCCCATCCAAACCTGATAAATGTAAAAGTTGCAAATGGAACTAATAGTTTCCTTAATGGTCCTGCAATGACAAAAGAGCAATGTATTGAAGCATTATCTAAAGGTGCAGATATAGTTAAAACAATAAATAAAGAAGGCTGCAACATTGTTGGCTTTGGAGAAATGGGTATAGGCAATACTTCACCTGCAACTATGTTACTAAGCCTACTTTGTGGAATACCAATTAAAAAATGTACAGGTCGCGGTACAGGTTTAGATGATGAGAAAGTTAGAAAAAAAAGAGAAATTCTTCAACAGGCTTTGTCTAACAATAATCTTGTAGACAAAGATCCATTTGTAGTTTTACAAACCTTCGGCGGCTTTGAGATAGCAATGATGACAGGCGCTATGCTCCAGGCAGCTGAATTAGACATGATTTTATTGATAGACGGTTTTATTACCACATCAGCATTATTAACAGCTGCCAAGATGAATACAAACATACTTGAATACTGTATATTTACTCATAAATCAGGTGAACGTGGTCATAAAATAATGCTTGAACATTTAGGAGCTGATCCATTACTTGATATAGGAATGAGATTAGGAGAAGGAACAGGAGCAGCTGTTGCATATCCAATTATTGAATCTGCTGTTAGATTCCTAAATGAAATGGCATCTTTTGAATCAGCTAATGTCACTAAAAGTGAAGTATCAGACAAAAGTGAAGTTAGCTAA
- a CDS encoding anthranilate phosphoribosyltransferase produces MSEEKLREFGRLICNIAAGKFMTREEACDAYRQVILNEQPELQQGALLMAHIARGPSTEELSGAWDALDMYDTAKFEANISGTICDIVGTGSDALKTVNCSSPASIIAAACGVPVAKKGAKKVTGVSGATEIFQILGIDIDTPVMKSKESLEKVGFCYLPGEAFLKSGWARLIQSMRFTSAFNIIGPLTRPCVNTSSIVIGAYAPHICDQLIAVLKEIGMKTAVAPYGWAYDIDKNQGMDEFSNIGPTRVVELKDSKIEIYEVTPEDFGVKTVKYDDIATRNSAQDNAKVILEVLSGQYDTPIADLFCMNAGAALYVAGFAKNYQQGTEMAKAVLASGKAYEKLEQIREFHKANHTV; encoded by the coding sequence ATGTCTGAAGAAAAATTACGTGAGTTTGGTCGATTGATTTGTAATATTGCAGCTGGAAAATTCATGACCAGAGAAGAAGCCTGTGATGCTTATAGACAGGTTATCTTAAATGAACAGCCAGAATTGCAGCAAGGTGCTCTTCTTATGGCACATATTGCAAGAGGTCCATCAACAGAAGAACTATCAGGGGCATGGGATGCACTTGATATGTATGACACAGCTAAATTTGAAGCTAATATATCAGGCACTATATGTGACATTGTTGGGACTGGCTCAGATGCTTTAAAAACAGTTAATTGCTCCAGTCCTGCTTCAATTATTGCAGCGGCATGTGGAGTACCTGTTGCTAAAAAAGGTGCTAAAAAGGTTACTGGTGTTTCAGGAGCCACTGAAATTTTTCAAATATTAGGTATTGATATAGATACACCCGTTATGAAGTCAAAAGAATCTTTAGAAAAAGTTGGTTTTTGTTATCTTCCAGGTGAAGCATTCTTAAAATCAGGTTGGGCTCGTTTAATACAATCCATGCGTTTTACTTCTGCATTTAATATTATTGGTCCATTAACAAGACCTTGTGTTAATACAAGCAGTATTGTAATTGGGGCTTATGCTCCTCATATTTGTGATCAGCTAATTGCTGTTTTAAAAGAAATTGGAATGAAAACAGCAGTTGCCCCATATGGCTGGGCTTATGATATAGACAAAAATCAAGGCATGGATGAATTCTCAAATATTGGTCCAACAAGAGTTGTTGAATTAAAAGATTCAAAAATTGAAATTTATGAAGTAACTCCTGAAGATTTTGGAGTAAAAACTGTAAAATATGATGATATCGCTACTCGAAATTCAGCTCAAGATAATGCTAAAGTGATACTCGAAGTATTATCAGGACAATATGACACTCCTATAGCAGATTTATTCTGTATGAATGCCGGTGCTGCTCTTTATGTTGCTGGTTTTGCTAAAAATTATCAACAAGGTACAGAAATGGCAAAAGCAGTTTTAGCAAGTGGTAAAGCTTATGAAAAGCTGGAACAAATAAGAGAATTTCATAAAGCTAATCATACAGTTTGA